The region AATCTTTTAAATTGCACCACGCGATCCGCTATGAGATTGTTCGCTCAGGAACAGAAACGTTTTGGGCGGAGCAAATGAGTGACGTGGGGCGCGATCGCGAAACGATAGCCGTGATCGGCGGCGGACTGATCGGGACGAGTTGGTCTGCGCTCTTCCTGGCCTATGGATATGATGTGGCGCTGTTTGAGCCCGCTGCTTCGGGTCGTGATCATGTCGCCGTCCGTATCGATGCGGCAATGGCGCAGATTGCAGAAGTGGCTCAAACCCTGCCTGCACCGGGCCAACTTCGTTTGACGGAAAACCTGGGGGACACTGTATCTGACGCAATCTGGGTTCAGGAAAATGCGCCAGAGAACGTGCCGCTGAAGCGTGAACTCTATTTTGCGATTGAAACAGAGGCTCCGGCGGGGATTACCATTGCCTCCAGCACCTCATCGCTGGTCTGGTCGGAGTTGAGTGCAGAGATGGCCGATCCTTCACGGCTCATCACTGCGCATCCCTTCAACCCACCGCATCTGATGCCATTGGTCGAGCTTTATGGCAGTGATCGTAAACGCGTTGACGCTGCGGCTTGCTTCTACCGCACGCTCGATCGTCATCCGGTCAAAATGAAGCGGGAAGCCGTGGGCCACATTGCCAATCGTCTGTCTTCCGCGCTCTGGCGGGAGGCTGTCAATATGGTGGCGGAAGACATTGCAGAGGTCGAGGATATCGATGCCGCGCTTGTCTATGGTCCCGGCCTTCGCTGGTCTGTGGTGGGTTCGCATATGGCTTATCACCTCGGCGGTGGTGCGGGCGGCATCGCGGACTATCTCTCGCATCTCGGGCCCAGCCAGGAACGCCGTTGGCAGGACCTCGGCTCGCCACGCCTCGACGAAGCAACGCGTGAAAAACTCGTTGACGGTATCACCGCCGAAACGCGCGGGAGAGACGTGTTGGAACTGGAGGCAATGCGCGATGACGGGCTGATTGCCGTACAGCGCGCCCTGAAAGGCCGCCGCTTCTAGCAAACATTCCCTCCTTACTTTCAAAACCTTTCTTTATGGAACCACACATATATGGCCGAACGACATTCCCCGACCCCGCTCTACCACCGAATTTACGCGGTCATGCGCGAACGTATCGTCAAGGGCTATTACCCAATTGACGTCGCCGTGCCGAGCGAAGCCGAACTTTCTGAAAGCTTTTCCGTCAGCCGCATTACCATCCGCAAAGCTATGGAGATGTTGACGGCCGAGGGGCTGGTGACGCGGACGCGCGGACGCGGAACCTATGTTACCGACCGCACTAAGGACAACAAGCTCAACCGCGTTGTCGTTTCCAACATCAACAGCCTGTTCAGCTACCTCAATGTCGTGGGAAAAAGCACGCGACTGAAGGTTGTCAGTCTCGATCTCGGGGAAGCACCGCCGCGCATCTGCGAGCAGATGGGCGTGTCACCGACCACCGAACTGGTGCGGGCCGTGCGTGTCCGCTCTCTCGACCGCCGTCCCTACTCGCTCTCCACCGCCTATCTCCTGCCTGAGATCGGGAACACACTGGAGCGGCAGGATCTGGCAACGACCAACATGATCGATCTCGTCCAAAAAACCGGTGCCGTCGTGGAACAGGTCGAACAGACGCTGACCGCGACACTGGCGGACGACTACGCCGCAAAGCACCTCGAAATACCCATCGGCGCGCCGCTGATGCTGGTGAACCGGCTGTTCTTCAATGCAGAGATGAAGCCGTTCTACGCGGCGGAAATATTCTACCGCGCCGACCGCTATGAATATCGCGTCTCGCTCAAGCGAGAGGACGGCAAAGACTTCTCACTCGGCAATTGACGTTTCACGTCGCAAGAGGGCGCCTGAGCAATTGGCCCAACTCAACCACGAAATCGGCTAGGGCACTGCCTTCAATACGGTCTATCAAAGTAACCAAGAGATTGCTGTGCCCCTCTCCCCACGCAGAATCGATCAAGCGTTTTGCTTTCAGATCAACATCGGCACGTGTTAGTGCGCGTTCGCCATCGCCCTTTGGCACCATCACCTCTACACTTTCGACATTCCCGTCCGAAAGGAACAGGGTCACACGCGTCGGTCGGTTGGCCGGATAAAGTGCATCAAATCGCTCGTCCGCGCAGAGGGTAATTTTTTCGACCATTTGCAGCACATCGGCATGCTCCAGTCGCTGCTTGCCGAAACCATCGTGACGCAACGGGCCGAAGCATAGAGCCAGCGCGGCGGCATGGCGAAAACTGAAGCGTGCAGCCAGATCGCTTTTTGGCGATGGAGAGTCGTATTGCAACGCGGTCGAATAGACATCGATTCGAACCTCCACCAAGCGTGCGGGATCAAAGGCATCCACACGCTCACGAAGAAGCTCGATGCAATCCAGCATCGGGCCGAGATGCGCGCAGACAGGATGCCATTTCAGATAGGCACTGGTTATTTCAGAGTGCGACCAGCGACCATCTTCGCCAATGCCTTCGACCATGACAGAGGGAGAAAAGGCTTCGCCTGCACGCGGACCGAAGAACCGTTCGAGCGTGGCAACAGAGGGCAATAGGCCTGCCTTGGCGCTGCGAGCAGCGACGATACCATTTTGGACTCCGAGCCCAACGAACAAATGGTGAGCGCCTGCGCCTTCCATGCAAGTGTCGCGGAAAGGAAAGAGCGCGACGGCTGCGGCATTGCCTATGGCAGCCTCGATCAACGAGGCGCGAGCCTGCTCATCCATATCCTGTCCGAAAAGATAGGCCGCTGCCACTGCCGCGCCGATACAGCCGAATGTTCCGGTATCGTGAAGCAGCGGCTGCATTCCGCCCAAGGCCGAACCAACCCGCGCGCAAACCTCATATCCCGCCATGACGGCGTTGAGAAATGCAACTGCCGACGCCTGCGTCTCCTCGGCAACGGCCAGTGCGGCGGGAAGCACGTGGCTCATGGGATGGCCGCGTGCGCGACGATGGCCATCCTGCAATTGCAACACCGTCATAGCCATGCCGTTGATGAGACCGGCGGTTCCTGCCGTGCAAGGCTCAGCGAATCCCAGACACGAGGAGCCGCCACCGGTTTCGGCAAGAGCATGCCGGGCGTCCCGGATCGATGGATGCGCCGCTCCCGCCGCCATCACCGCAATCGTGTCGAGAATGAAATTGCGGTAGGCCTCGCGTACAGCCGGAACAGCCTCGGCGAAATGACTTGAGGCGGCGGCTACCGCAAGGTGTCTGGCGGCGCTTTGCATCATCAGCCTTTCACCTTGCCCTCGGCTTCCGCTCCCGCCTTCATCATGGCGTGCAGCATATCCAGCCGTGGCTCGACCGGAGGCGGATAGACGTCCCTGCCGTGGGTAAGGCCGAGCGCCAGAAACGTCTCGACCAGCTTGTACGTCAGTGGACCGGGATTGACGACGGGCACGGGCAGGTTCGCGGCGAGATATTCCCCGGCCTGATGCATGGTCGTCGACCC is a window of Agrobacterium vaccinii DNA encoding:
- a CDS encoding 3-hydroxyacyl-CoA dehydrogenase NAD-binding domain-containing protein → MSDVGRDRETIAVIGGGLIGTSWSALFLAYGYDVALFEPAASGRDHVAVRIDAAMAQIAEVAQTLPAPGQLRLTENLGDTVSDAIWVQENAPENVPLKRELYFAIETEAPAGITIASSTSSLVWSELSAEMADPSRLITAHPFNPPHLMPLVELYGSDRKRVDAAACFYRTLDRHPVKMKREAVGHIANRLSSALWREAVNMVAEDIAEVEDIDAALVYGPGLRWSVVGSHMAYHLGGGAGGIADYLSHLGPSQERRWQDLGSPRLDEATREKLVDGITAETRGRDVLELEAMRDDGLIAVQRALKGRRF
- a CDS encoding GntR family transcriptional regulator, whose translation is MAERHSPTPLYHRIYAVMRERIVKGYYPIDVAVPSEAELSESFSVSRITIRKAMEMLTAEGLVTRTRGRGTYVTDRTKDNKLNRVVVSNINSLFSYLNVVGKSTRLKVVSLDLGEAPPRICEQMGVSPTTELVRAVRVRSLDRRPYSLSTAYLLPEIGNTLERQDLATTNMIDLVQKTGAVVEQVEQTLTATLADDYAAKHLEIPIGAPLMLVNRLFFNAEMKPFYAAEIFYRADRYEYRVSLKREDGKDFSLGN
- a CDS encoding MmgE/PrpD family protein encodes the protein MMQSAARHLAVAAASSHFAEAVPAVREAYRNFILDTIAVMAAGAAHPSIRDARHALAETGGGSSCLGFAEPCTAGTAGLINGMAMTVLQLQDGHRRARGHPMSHVLPAALAVAEETQASAVAFLNAVMAGYEVCARVGSALGGMQPLLHDTGTFGCIGAAVAAAYLFGQDMDEQARASLIEAAIGNAAAVALFPFRDTCMEGAGAHHLFVGLGVQNGIVAARSAKAGLLPSVATLERFFGPRAGEAFSPSVMVEGIGEDGRWSHSEITSAYLKWHPVCAHLGPMLDCIELLRERVDAFDPARLVEVRIDVYSTALQYDSPSPKSDLAARFSFRHAAALALCFGPLRHDGFGKQRLEHADVLQMVEKITLCADERFDALYPANRPTRVTLFLSDGNVESVEVMVPKGDGERALTRADVDLKAKRLIDSAWGEGHSNLLVTLIDRIEGSALADFVVELGQLLRRPLAT